In one window of Nakamurella sp. PAMC28650 DNA:
- a CDS encoding MarR family winged helix-turn-helix transcriptional regulator yields MSTPAQPSRWGSEPAWALRQVQQASAEANQELARRLGVGLTDVAALGHLVAADPPLGPVELGNRLGIRSASATTLVDRLEESGHVRRSAHPQDRRRVALVVSEESVQRTREALAPLLADIDAAAARLTPAEAAAVSRFLLEAAGAMHRYARGDPRA; encoded by the coding sequence GTGTCCACACCTGCGCAACCCTCCCGCTGGGGTTCTGAGCCGGCCTGGGCACTGAGGCAGGTCCAGCAGGCCTCGGCCGAGGCGAATCAGGAGTTGGCCCGCCGCCTCGGGGTGGGGCTCACCGACGTGGCGGCGCTGGGGCATCTGGTGGCCGCCGACCCACCACTCGGGCCCGTCGAGTTGGGGAACCGGCTCGGCATCCGCAGTGCGAGTGCGACGACGCTGGTCGATCGTCTGGAGGAATCCGGGCATGTGCGGCGGTCCGCCCACCCGCAGGACCGGCGCCGGGTCGCGCTGGTCGTCAGCGAGGAATCAGTCCAGCGGACGCGCGAGGCCCTGGCCCCCCTGCTGGCCGATATCGACGCTGCCGCAGCACGTCTGACGCCGGCGGAGGCCGCTGCAGTCAGTCGCTTCCTGCTCGAGGCCGCTGGTGCGATGCATCGGTACGCCCGAGGGGATCCGCGGGCCTGA
- the deoC gene encoding deoxyribose-phosphate aldolase, producing the protein MVAPTASHVFDEFLRDEPSPAPHPALVMPAAQLAGRIQHTLVGQAITEREVREHVRETLANGFDAAIVPASWVWAAKDEMRGTAGRVGSFIDYPHGNGTTAGRVAEAKALVDAGVDELDSTVNIGYLLSSRYEEFAADIRAVVEAASPIGVKVMLELPLLNARQRERCVQAAIDAGVAFVKNASRGAVGIADPSTISYLRGAVPDSVGVKAAGGIKTIEQVRAVLVAGADLVGTSSGVRIVTGGGPVRGSLYSY; encoded by the coding sequence ATGGTTGCACCCACCGCTTCGCATGTCTTCGACGAGTTCCTGCGCGACGAGCCGTCACCGGCGCCGCATCCCGCCCTGGTGATGCCTGCGGCCCAGCTCGCCGGTCGGATCCAGCACACCCTGGTCGGACAGGCGATCACCGAACGTGAAGTGCGAGAACACGTCCGGGAGACCCTGGCCAACGGGTTCGATGCGGCCATCGTGCCGGCCTCCTGGGTCTGGGCGGCCAAGGACGAGATGCGCGGTACCGCAGGCCGGGTGGGGTCGTTCATCGACTACCCGCACGGGAACGGCACCACGGCCGGCCGGGTCGCCGAGGCCAAGGCCCTGGTCGATGCCGGGGTCGACGAACTCGACTCCACGGTGAACATCGGGTATCTGCTCTCCAGTCGCTACGAGGAGTTCGCGGCCGACATCAGGGCGGTCGTCGAGGCCGCCTCGCCGATCGGCGTCAAGGTGATGCTCGAGCTACCGCTGCTGAACGCTCGCCAGCGCGAGCGCTGCGTGCAGGCCGCCATCGACGCCGGGGTGGCATTCGTCAAGAACGCGTCGCGGGGGGCGGTCGGGATCGCTGATCCATCGACGATCTCGTACCTGCGCGGCGCAGTGCCGGATTCGGTCGGCGTCAAGGCTGCCGGCGGTATCAAGACCATCGAACAGGTCCGCGCCGTCCTGGTCGCCGGAGCGGATCTGGTCGGCACCTCCTCGGGCGTCCGGATCGTGACGGGCGGGGGCCCGGTCCGAGGCTCGCTGTACTCGTACTGA
- a CDS encoding peptidoglycan-binding protein yields the protein MSEAHDGRPCPACGRFVNTQYCPHCGAKVIFTGPLALPFEDAPTIPSLPVVARAEGPAAATPEMFPTEMVPTAGGIGAAGQPQAWSQAPDPSAGPQTGLFPGWTGMYPAVAGEGGVGALAPRRERRRKAIYAVLGIAAVTMVVLVAALLITPHLGKSGNTAEKDGQPVAVSTAGQSPATSASSSPVGSAASSAPVIPVVTPPAKTTVTVTAGSAVGAPKTTAAPRTTAAPRTTAAPRTTAAPKTTPKPTPAANPLGVPQQEIACSSGFVVQLASELDAAAFAAHVARLKAAGQLPAGSLAADSTKSCQIFTSQSNTLVLYAGPYAGPYDGCPARLAGPADAFIKGGNPGSAQQYISCLCPVAVGRVPQYSQVGQQGVWIGEAQRVLGNKLNISVADLSNQWGIFTPGTKAAVQQFQKTVNLPADGNLDHRTWKALQSAGC from the coding sequence ATGAGCGAGGCACACGACGGGCGTCCGTGCCCGGCCTGCGGACGGTTCGTGAACACCCAGTACTGCCCGCACTGCGGCGCCAAGGTCATCTTCACCGGTCCTCTGGCGCTCCCGTTCGAGGACGCCCCGACCATCCCGTCGTTACCGGTCGTCGCGCGGGCCGAGGGTCCGGCTGCCGCCACGCCCGAGATGTTCCCGACCGAGATGGTCCCGACGGCCGGAGGAATCGGGGCGGCCGGGCAACCACAGGCGTGGTCCCAGGCGCCCGACCCCTCCGCCGGACCGCAGACCGGGCTCTTCCCCGGCTGGACCGGGATGTATCCGGCGGTCGCCGGCGAGGGTGGGGTCGGCGCACTCGCGCCTCGTCGGGAGCGCCGCCGGAAGGCGATCTATGCCGTGCTGGGCATCGCCGCGGTGACGATGGTGGTGCTGGTGGCAGCGCTGCTGATCACTCCACACCTGGGGAAATCCGGCAATACCGCCGAGAAGGACGGGCAGCCCGTCGCGGTGAGCACGGCCGGCCAGAGCCCGGCCACTTCGGCCTCCAGCTCACCGGTGGGCAGTGCGGCGTCCTCGGCGCCGGTGATCCCGGTCGTGACGCCGCCGGCCAAGACGACGGTCACCGTGACGGCCGGGTCGGCCGTCGGTGCACCGAAGACGACGGCTGCGCCCAGGACGACGGCTGCGCCCAGGACGACGGCTGCGCCCAGGACGACGGCTGCGCCGAAGACGACACCGAAACCCACGCCCGCCGCGAATCCCCTCGGCGTGCCGCAGCAGGAGATCGCCTGCAGCTCTGGATTTGTCGTCCAGTTGGCGTCAGAACTCGACGCCGCGGCGTTCGCGGCCCACGTGGCCAGGCTGAAGGCGGCCGGGCAGCTCCCGGCCGGATCGCTGGCCGCGGACTCGACGAAGTCCTGCCAGATCTTCACGAGCCAGTCCAACACGCTGGTGCTCTACGCGGGCCCGTACGCCGGGCCGTACGACGGCTGTCCCGCGCGCCTGGCCGGCCCCGCGGACGCGTTCATCAAGGGCGGCAACCCCGGGAGCGCGCAGCAGTACATCTCGTGCCTGTGCCCGGTGGCAGTGGGACGCGTGCCGCAGTACTCGCAGGTGGGGCAGCAGGGGGTGTGGATCGGCGAGGCGCAGCGTGTGCTGGGCAACAAGCTGAACATCAGCGTCGCCGACCTGTCGAACCAGTGGGGGATCTTCACCCCGGGCACCAAGGCCGCCGTCCAGCAGTTCCAGAAGACGGTCAACCTCCCCGCCGACGGCAATCTCGACCACCGCACCTGGAAGGCCCTGCAGTCCGCTGGATGCTGA
- the pdxY gene encoding pyridoxal kinase, with amino-acid sequence MRILSIQSSVAYGHVGNSAATFPLQRLGHDVWPVLTVHFSNHTGYGSWRGQVLDSAVVSDVIKGIDDLGLLGTVDAVLTGYQGSPGVAEVVLDTVARIRRLNRDVVYCCDPVMGDVDRGMFVLPGVPELIRDRVVPVADVVTPNVFELAYLAGVTLDEIADLPGLLAAVQRVRAMGPSTVLVTSVNGAVGGPGPDTAAGPDTPAGPDTAAGLGEIAMLAVDPTGAFLVRTPRLPISVNGAGDVTAALFLAHLRSGIQTALARVASSVYAILRRTAEVGAREIQLIQAQDEIAHPACEFPVFRLD; translated from the coding sequence ATGCGCATCCTGTCCATCCAGTCCTCCGTCGCCTACGGGCACGTCGGCAACAGCGCCGCGACCTTCCCGCTGCAACGACTCGGGCACGACGTCTGGCCCGTCCTGACGGTCCACTTCTCCAACCACACCGGCTATGGGTCGTGGCGCGGACAGGTGCTCGACTCGGCGGTGGTCTCCGACGTCATCAAAGGCATCGACGACCTCGGCCTGCTCGGAACGGTGGATGCGGTGCTGACCGGGTACCAGGGCTCACCCGGCGTCGCCGAGGTGGTGCTGGACACGGTGGCGCGGATTCGCAGGCTAAATCGGGACGTCGTCTACTGCTGCGACCCGGTGATGGGCGACGTCGACCGCGGGATGTTCGTCCTGCCCGGGGTACCGGAACTGATCCGCGACCGCGTCGTCCCCGTCGCAGATGTGGTCACCCCCAACGTCTTCGAGCTTGCCTACCTGGCCGGCGTGACGCTCGACGAGATCGCTGACCTGCCCGGGCTTCTGGCTGCCGTGCAACGGGTGCGAGCGATGGGGCCGTCCACCGTGTTGGTCACCTCGGTGAATGGAGCGGTGGGAGGGCCCGGGCCGGACACCGCAGCCGGGCCGGACACCCCAGCTGGACCGGACACTGCAGCCGGGTTGGGCGAGATCGCCATGCTGGCGGTCGATCCCACCGGCGCCTTCCTCGTTCGCACGCCGCGGCTTCCGATCTCGGTCAACGGCGCCGGCGACGTCACGGCCGCACTGTTCCTGGCGCACCTGCGGTCCGGCATCCAGACCGCCCTGGCCAGGGTCGCGTCGTCCGTCTACGCGATCCTGCGCCGCACCGCCGAGGTCGGCGCCAGGGAGATCCAGCTCATCCAGGCCCAGGACGAGATCGCCCACCCCGCCTGCGAATTCCCCGTCTTCCGACTGGACTGA
- a CDS encoding NAD(P)/FAD-dependent oxidoreductase: MPENGAGSRSDVVVIGAGLAGLLCASTLESRGFGVDLIEASDAVGGRVRTDVIDGHRCDRGFQLLNPAYPAVRRYVDLKALDLRTFDAGVAVSGPDGLRVVADPLRAPRFLGRTLSSGYLNPLELARLARWAAPALGSVRRLVEADDTTLAESLDAAMVTGRLRREILDPFLTGVLADSTGVTSANFTRLLLRSFLLGSPGVPAGGMTALPEQLAAGLQAPPRLGVRAIGLREGVQGPVVRTDQGETSARAVVIATDPSAASGLLPIVSPRMKGLTTYWFSVRTAPTELNLLLVDGRGPGAGPVVNTAVMSHAAPSYAPEGRHLVQATILWPNDVDEKHVREHLHRIYGVATGDWELLVRHDITEALPHQRPPLVHRQPLALGNGLFVAGDHRDTASIQGALVSGRRAANAVSAAFRHGT, encoded by the coding sequence ATGCCGGAAAATGGTGCGGGGAGCAGGAGTGACGTCGTCGTCATCGGTGCCGGCCTGGCGGGTCTGCTGTGCGCGAGCACGCTGGAGAGCCGCGGTTTCGGGGTCGATCTGATCGAGGCGTCCGACGCCGTCGGCGGCCGGGTCCGCACCGATGTGATCGACGGCCACCGGTGCGATCGAGGATTCCAGCTGCTGAACCCGGCCTACCCGGCCGTCAGGCGATATGTCGACCTGAAGGCCCTGGACCTGCGCACCTTCGACGCGGGGGTCGCCGTGTCCGGGCCGGACGGTCTCCGGGTGGTTGCGGACCCGCTCCGCGCGCCCCGGTTCCTGGGCAGGACGCTTTCCAGCGGGTATCTGAACCCGCTGGAGTTGGCGCGGCTGGCCCGCTGGGCAGCCCCGGCACTGGGCAGCGTGCGGCGGCTGGTCGAAGCGGACGACACCACGCTGGCCGAGTCGCTGGACGCGGCCATGGTCACCGGCCGGCTGCGGCGCGAGATCCTCGATCCCTTCCTGACGGGCGTGCTGGCCGATTCCACCGGGGTGACCTCCGCCAACTTCACCCGGCTGCTCCTGCGGAGCTTCCTGCTCGGAAGCCCCGGCGTACCGGCCGGTGGCATGACGGCCCTGCCGGAACAGCTGGCCGCCGGCCTGCAGGCGCCACCCCGTCTCGGGGTCCGCGCCATCGGGCTCCGCGAGGGCGTGCAGGGACCCGTGGTGCGCACGGACCAGGGTGAGACCAGCGCACGTGCGGTGGTGATCGCGACCGACCCGTCGGCGGCCTCCGGACTCCTTCCGATCGTCTCACCGAGGATGAAAGGCTTGACGACGTACTGGTTCTCGGTCCGTACGGCACCGACCGAGCTCAACCTGCTGCTGGTGGACGGCCGAGGTCCCGGAGCCGGGCCGGTCGTCAACACGGCCGTCATGTCCCACGCCGCACCCAGCTATGCCCCCGAGGGCCGACATCTGGTGCAGGCCACCATCCTGTGGCCGAACGACGTCGACGAGAAGCACGTCCGCGAACATCTGCACCGGATCTACGGGGTCGCCACGGGCGACTGGGAGTTGCTGGTGCGACACGACATCACCGAGGCGCTGCCCCACCAACGGCCGCCGCTGGTGCACCGGCAGCCGTTGGCACTGGGCAATGGTCTGTTCGTCGCCGGCGACCACCGCGACACCGCTTCCATCCAGGGCGCTCTCGTGTCCGGACGACGCGCGGCCAACGCGGTGAGCGCCGCCTTCAGGCACGGGACCTGA